In Jaculus jaculus isolate mJacJac1 chromosome 4, mJacJac1.mat.Y.cur, whole genome shotgun sequence, a single genomic region encodes these proteins:
- the Nppc gene encoding C-type natriuretic peptide, which translates to MHLSQLVACVLLLLTLLSLRPSEAKPGAPPKAPRTPPGEELAEPQAAGGSQKKGDKTPGGANLKGDRSRLLRDLRVDTKSRAAWARLLHEHPNARKYKGANKKGLSKGCFGLKLDRIGSMSGLGC; encoded by the exons ATGCACCTCTCCCAGCTGGTCGCCTGCGTCCTGCTGCTGCTCACACTCCTCTCGCTCCGGCCCTCCGAAGCCAAGCCCGGGGCTCCACCGAAG GCCCCGCGGACCCCGCCAGGGGAAGAGCTGGCCGAGCCCCAAGCTGCGGGCGGCAGTCAGAAGAAGGGTGACAAGACCCCCGGGGGCGCCAATCTCAAGGGCGACCGGTCGCGACTGCTTCGGGACCTGCGCGTGGACACCAAGTCCCGAGCGGCGTGGGCTCGCCTTCTGCACGAGCACCCCAACGCGCGCAAGTACAAAGGCGCCAACAAGAAGGGTTTGTCCAAAGGCTGCTTTGGCCTCAAGCTGGACCGGATCGGCTCCATGAGCGGCCTGGGATGTTAG